The sequence below is a genomic window from Pseudorasbora parva isolate DD20220531a chromosome 4, ASM2467924v1, whole genome shotgun sequence.
atgcaatattTCAAGTATTTATTAGAAACTATTTATTCATGcacataattattattttaattttatgttctctcataatctttaatcaaaataacatcTCCTTcctctcttctctgatgatgtgtttgTCTGCACaagggcgggacaacctgtcactatGAGATCGTCACaaaagcaaaccacaaccatccaatcaattccccactGACAAAATCAAGTTCCACCccacatttttttcttgtttgagaagccgtTTCACTCAAATATACATCACAATAGGGAGTTTCATGCCAAATTCCAGTGGAAACTGAAACTTAATTCATAATGAAAcgattatttaataatttcagAAATTACAGTATGACATTGCATTGCAGCAAAAGCAAGAGAaactgggggtggggggtgggggggaatGGTCTCTTTCTCTGTGCCTGTTATAAGGCTGGGCAGACCataatttcagagctgaaagaACGAGGTCACTGAGTTGAGGTTGCTACGGCAACATCACATCTAAAGAATAGTGAATAGTAGGAGCATCTAGCAAGAAAAGCTGAAGTTGTGTTTGTGTTACTCCTGAGTAGATGAAATGCTGCCATTATTCATTCTTTCTTGACCACTGTTTATTCTTAAATAACCATACTTCGGTTAATTTGAATCATGGCTGCTAATATCCAGACACAAAAAAGCTGTTTTGGTCCACATGTGAAAAACCACATGTaagtgatttttttgaaaatgtaaaaacgcAGAAAGTTtgctgtgatgggtaggtttaggggctagaatatacagtttgtacagtacaaaaaccattacgcctatggaatctATTTTCTACTTTATTGGCCCTTGTAAAGGAAATTTGTTTTGGGCAATACAAATGAAGCTGGATAACAAGACACCCACATTAATAGAAACAACACGGCCGTGTCCCTTGCACTGGAGTCTTGTAGCCAAAGGcgcaaaattaattttaatagtGGTTGTATAAACCTTATGTGCACCAAACGGTTCAACTGAGATCTAAGGGTAACTGTCAGATTACCAAACCATGCCGCTATAGCATACAGTAAGATAGATTCAATGCATGCCTGATAAAACAGCAACATGACAAAAAGTCTGAGCCTccttaaaaagtaaaataaattgaCACAGATTGTCCAAATGCATCTCCCATTAAAGTTTATTATCAATAAGTAAACATAATCATGTTATGGTGAGTGCATGGTTGCCTACTAACTTGGGATCAAAAATAATTTCCTCTTTCCTTCTAACACTGATAACAAGACTGTGTTCTTTACTCCACGTAACTAAGTTGGCAATCTCTGCAGTACAATGTTGAATCACTTTAATGTCCTTATCCTTATAAAAGACCAAGAATGTATCTTCTGAACATTTTACTCTTGTTGTACAGTGTAAATAACAGTGGTGAAAATACACACCCCTGGCGGACACCAATACTAATGGACCCACAAAAATACTCAGTTTGAACTTGTTGATTCCTACCAGTAAGAAATGCGTGGAACCATTTGATGCTATGGATGGACTTCCATACTACTCAGTTTGGATTCTcctcataataataagaaaacgagtttgtctgtctgtctgtctgtctgtctgtctgtctgtctgtctgtctgtctgtctgtctgtctgtctgtctgtctgtctgtctgtctgtctgtctgtctctctctctctctctctctctctctctctctctctctctctctctctctctctctctctctgtgtgtgtgtgtgtgtgtgtgtgtgtgtgtgtgtgtgtgtgtgtgtgtgtgtgtgtgtgtgtgtgtgtgtgtgttcgtgcgtgtgtgtatgtgtgggctggtaatccctaTAGTATTATAttatgtccccacaaagatggcaatatccaaaaaacgttttccttgtggggacatttttatgtctccatgaggaaaacatcttataaatcatacagaaggaggtttttttttttccgggagaaagtaaaaatactgatttttttcctgtgatgggtaggtttaggggcaggggcagtgtagggggatagaaaatacgatttgtacagtatgaaatccattacacctatggaaagtCCATAGGACTTCCAAGTCCATAGGAAAGTCCATAGTccacagaagtgtgtgtgtgtgtgtgtgtgcgtgtgtgcgtgtgcagaTAAATATATAATGGTGTTTCCTTTGGTTCCAATGTTTCCTTCCTGTGTTTATTTCCTATTTCCTTTGTTCCTGTTGCTAGTTTGTTTTCAAGGTTACTCATTGGCTATTGATTATGTTCACTGTTGTCTTGTTTGGTTCCTTATTTAGCTGTGTATTTAAGCTCTCAGTTTAGTTCTTCCCTTTTTCCTGTATTGTCTTTTACATGTCTAATGCTGTTATGTTAATTATTGCCTTCTACATTGCCTTCTTTGTctttgtgaataaaataaatactgcaatatagATCCTCTGCTATTCTTCCCTAGCCTGCACTGACTGAATACAGGACCAAACATTGATCTAGCAGCTGCCTTCATTGCTCTTGCATCAGTCTTCCTTTTGTGGAAAAATCTGCCAGGTACTGTGAATTGGCCCAGCGCTCCTACCTATGATGCCATATACAATTTTTTTGAGTGGGAGCTAACTAttatggcccactggatagcaAATATAAGGAGTTTTACATGACAAGATGCTTAGAATGTGGGTACCCATCGATTGTTTATGTCCTTGGCTCCCCAGAACTACCACGGTCCAAGAACCAGTGTCCATTCAATGCTTTATGTCCACCAAGGACACAAAGTCTGACCAGGTGTGTGAACCGGCACTAAGGTCCATCCAGGAACTTGAGCCTAAGCCATTTTTTCATCCTGGAGCCTGAACCTGCACTCcatacatttgtaaaaaaataaaccatAGCCCACCACATACCCAGAGCCTGAGCCTGGTGAGTCTGACCAAAGCTCCTTTTCCACTGTCCGGCCGCTGTTAGTGTCTGTGTACAGTATGTCTGTGAGATGTTAATAGTGAACATATTATGGAGGATGATCaggtatttattttaattctatTATTAACTTGTGTTTACTTTACTTAAATAGTGCTTGGCCAGCTACAGAGTACTGGCAGCCAGACAAAGGACAAGTGACCAATCCTGAGTGGCGAGAACGGTTTGTAATTGTGTCATGCCGAGGCAAGTTCAAGTGAAAATATAACTGGAATCGCTTATTGTTCATTGAACTGTTTGGCACAATGTTGGAAAAGCAGCTCAGGTGTGCAAGCCGGTATCTACCGGTATGTTCATCTCTGAGGGAGTGTTGTGGAGTTGGACATTGAGTTCCATTCATCCTTCTAAATATTCCTCCCCATGTAAACTCCTGGATTCCCTTATGCCTTCCTACTTTCAAGCCCTGCCTCCACCACTGGTCTCTTGTCACCGCTGGTCCTACTCAGACCGAGTCTCCTTCATCGGCGCTCTTTGCGGGGCttagtggttcatgtaggtcgTCTACAAATTCGatggttggtggttcaatccccggttccacttgaccaagtgttgaggtgTCTATGAACAAGACTGCTCCCGCttctgctcccgacgagctggatggcgccttgcatggctgacaccgccgtcggtgtatgattGGGTGATTGTgtggcaatatgtaaagcgctttggatggccataggtctgttgaaagcgctatataaatgtagtcTATTTACCATTTCCCCCGACCCTCAAGTCTCCTTCATCACCACTGTTTCCACCCAGCCTCAAGTCTCCTTCATCACCAACATTTCTGCCCAACCTCAAGTCGCCACTGGTTCTGCCTAGCCTCAAGTCTCCTTCATTGATGCTGGTCCTGCCCAGATCCCCCCCCTtccttcactgtcttcactggtcCTGACAAGCCCTCCTTTTCTGGCTCAGACTTGCTCCGCTTCTGGCTGTCCGGATACCAGCTCTGCTGCCTAGATGGAAGGATCACCTGGCTCCACCATTGACATCCGGAGTCCTGAAATTCACCTTGGCCTGTCAACCCATGGTCTCCACCTTGACTCGACACTCCCTCTGCTCCTCCGTGGTCCGTCATCCCTCAGGCGTGCTCCCACATCCCTCCAGTTCTACCTTGGCCAGTCATTACTCTTTGGTTCCCATGCTTTCTGCTGCATTTTAGATCCTCTGCTCCTCTTCCCTTGCCTGCATGCACCGtgacatatttatatattttggcatctgccaaaaaaaagaaaagaagaagaagaagaagaatgaaATCTAATTTAGGTGTTGGTTTTCACATAAAAAACTATAAATAGCTATGCAgtgggacaaaataataattttgtgttCATTAAAAACCAAAAGTATTTATATGTTGTACAGTTTATTTctctggtaaagtttaaaaatgtatatttgtacTGTAGATCAAGTCAAATATATTGATTAAGAATATGATTTTTGCAGCAGGTTGAGTGGACTGCTTCCCTGtgagttagatttttttttcctggtatGTCAAGTCTTGATGTGTACAGTAAGATAGTTAGAAACAGTTGGGGGTGTGATGAGTATGAGTTTCTTTACCAGATcctgcatatgtgtgtgtgtgtgtgtgtgtgtgggcatgtttttgtgacatatgaggacacaaatgtgtataatgacataggtatgacataggtattacaaggagagggtgaaatatgaggacattggccatgtccccacttttcaaaatacttataaatcatacaggatttttttttttttttttagaaagtaaaattgcagaatgtttcctgtgatgggtaggtttagggtcaggggcagtgtaaggggatagaaaataaggtttgcacagtataaaaaccattacgcctatggaatgtccccatatgtctcaacaaacgtgtgtgtgtgtgtgtgtgtgtgtgtgtgtgtgtgtgtgtgtgtgtgtgtgtgtgtgtgtgtgtgtgtgtgtgtgtgtgtgtgtgtgtgtgtgtgtgtgtgtgtgtgtgtgtgtgtgtgtgtgtgtgtgcgtgtgtgtgtgtgtgtgtgtgtgtgtgtgtgtgtgtgtgtgtgtgtgtgtgtgtgtgtgtgtgtgtgtgtgtgtgtgcgtgcatgtgtgtgtgtgtgtattccctCCTATATAATGTAGTGTCTGGATTATTTTTAGAGAATCTGAGGTTGCATTAATATTTAATCAAAGGATTCCACAATGAAATCCATGTGGATCTCTCTTGCTTTCTGACTCAGTCTGTCTgcatttttctttctctttgatTATGCATACAGACAGTATAGATGCATATGTGTGTTGGGGGTAGGCATGCAGtaattgcataagaaaaagacaCACTACTTAGTGGAATTGCTTGTGCAGGGTCAGAGAGCACATGTCTACTCTAAATGATGAGCAACATCTTTTGACATTCATTATGATCTTCATGTCACATGGAATTTATCTATATTATGTTTctcttttattataattttttttgatgaAGGCCTTATATttgacacatttgtttttaccACTTTGTTCGTTCTTCGCACAATCTAGTAGACCTGGTATTCTTGGTATTTTGTATATTGAAAATCTAGTGTGGGGGTTGGTttccatattttaaaaaatgctattggaacaagacaaaatacatttttatacagtGCACAGGACTCAAGTAGCAAGCAGCACTCAAGCTGCATGAATTCATACAAATCCTAATGATCCTTCTGTCCAGCATGACTTTAGAATCTCTCAAAGAGTGTTTTGTGTGGAAGGAAATGAAGCAAGTGAAAGAAATTGTGCCGAGCCTTGAATATTTAGTAGGCTATTCATTTTACATCATAACGTTCTAATCTTATAGCTTTCTGTTTATTTTTCAggttaaatttagattttgaatCTCTTATTTTTAGCATGGCCCCAGGCATTCGAACCCCACTGTTATAAAACAATATGTTTACTCTCCTGTTCAAGAAACAGTTCTTGGCTCTCCCAATGGTTCTGCTATTCTCAACCCTTCTGCCGTTTGCTATTAACTAAAGAGAAATCAGAGAGTGACATCTTGTGGTCATCTTTGATCAAGTCGCCATAGAGATGGGAGGGAAATTGATAAACACAAAGACATGGATAGAGAGAGAGCCCTCTCATTATCCTgctcactttctctctctccatttATACAGCAGTGGAGTGGGTAAATTTCATTCCTTTAGACCCCCTTCTCCCTCCTCGCCTTTCCCCATGAGACACAACGCACACAAAGAGCCCAGCAACCACTCTTATTAACTGACCTGAAGGgggaggggtgtgtgtgtgtgtgtgtgtgtgtgtgtgtgtgtgtgtgtgtgtgtgtgtgtgtgtgtgtgtgtgtgtgtgtgtgtgtgtgtgtgtgaatctctgATCCTCTTTACTAGTATACCTACGGTGAGGCCACATGAGCTTTGAACTATCAATCACACATGCACAAAATGAAGCAACAGGcactgtgtatatgtgtgtatgtgtgttactATAAACTGCTTTGTAAAAAGAGGGAGTGTCTTGATTTTGGGCATAAGAATGAGAGACGGAGAGGAAAAAAGAAAGTGAAGTAAAGGAGGTGAACTTTTGGGGCCCTGCTTCCCCCCTAAAACAAGAGAGTAATAGAATCCATATggaccctctctctctctctctctctctctctctctctctctctctctctctctctctctctctctctctctctctctctctctctctctctctctctctctctctctctctctctacatgGCTGTCCTATCTGTATCTCTTTCTCTCATTACATTAGAGTATTTGTATTGAACATGGTGAGTGGGAAATGTAAATAGaaagtatattattttataaaataataaaaatgtgtatatatctCCAAACAATGGAATAGAGTGAGAGACAGAAGGGAAAgcagagagagaatgtgtgtgccTGTGTATATGTGGGAGAGCAAGTCTCTTGTGTGAGTCATAAAGAGAGATGGAAAAATACAAGTAGAGaagcacacacgcgcacacacacacatacacacactgttTGCAGTTCTGCATTAAATATGTGCTATGCTGTGCTCAGTTTATTTGCACATTAGCAAAACTATATTATCTCCAGTAACCTACAGCAGCACATACTGCAGTAGTTATTGATGAAATGTATTTGGGATTTTATCAGAAGAACATAATAAAACCAAACAGTGGTTGCATTCCATTGAATTTTGCTCTAATTGGCCAACTTGTCAGACTGTACAGTAAGGAAAGACCCTCCAATTTACAGAAGCCTCTCTCCTTTTCCCCACCAACCCCCTCCCTCGTCTCTCCCTCTTCCCTTCGTGGAGCCCTCCCTCCCCCTCTCCTTCTCTCCTGCTCCCCTCTCCTCTCACAGCAGAGCGCGCGTGTGATTTGACAGTCGCATCTCTCCGTGTCCGCcagcgcgcgtgtgtgtgtatgtttacgATCGTCGTGCTCCACGTGCGGCGTGTGGATGCGCTCCTCGCGCGCTGTCGGTAACAGAAACCATGACCGGCGCGCCGCGCGACCCCTTCTACTCCTCTCCGTTCGGTCCGTTTTACCGGAGACACGCGCCCTACCCGGTGCAGCCGGAGTACCGGATGCACGAGCTCAACAAACGGCTCCAGTCCCGGCCTGAGGTGAGTGATCACCAAAAATAGCCTAAACAAtagattttactttatttataaagtatAAAATAGCTTAgtcttaaacatttaaacattcatTTTAGATAAGCTAATAGATTATAGATCAATAGATTCGTCACGCAATCTATAAGGATAACTTTTCTGCTCACTAAGATGATTTAAAACGGGGCGGGGAAACATTTTCCATCGAAATTACTTTATGATCaaactattattataaaattaatgCATGTTCCAAATATTGCTGTCATTTAGGCTACATAACGTTTTAGAGAACAATTGAGCCTTTTCAAAATATGTTATTAATTGGATATTACGGAAGTAAGAAGTGAACATAAGGCATACTTGCCAGCACTGCCAGCATACTACCAGTTAGCAGAATatcattattttaatacattttaatgttgttttgtaACATGGTTATTTGTAAAATTcagttttaaacattaaaagtaCATAGAGTTATATATTAATTGACTACTTATCTGAATTAGCCTACCAAAGTGCACTTGAAGGTCGCCAAAGCCATAATCAGATATTTATTATCTGACTTAAAAtagattaaaaataatttcgataagtaaatgtttttaataattcaaGTAGCCAAAGATCCCCTAAAAATACCctaataaatgaatttattccTCTTGCATCACCACAGTGTGGGACCCCACTGTTCTGTAAAAAACTGAACTTATCAAAGGACTTTGACCTAATATGATTTGATTTAGCAAAAAACGCATTAGTTCATGCACTATGAATTATATGGTGTTTTTAATGAACACAAACAGCAAGGTGATGTTCTGTGATGACATGTAGCTGTGTGCTATATCATAGGACTCGCTATAAGACAAACAGTTCAATGTGACCAAGTAAATTGCTGGACCAGGCatatattttattgataaatatagtatattttataaaaaataaaataattcttcTCCTAATGTAAACTGCAGAGCAAGCtgtgttaatatttgctttTCCTGATGTTGGTTGTGtggagaaatatatatatatatatatatatatatatatatatatatatatatatatatatatatatatatatatatatatatatatatatatacacacaattttatataaattttaTTCCCCCCCCCACATTTATTTTGCATTGCTTTTTTTGAGTAGCgtgtatgcaaaaaaaaatttatatatatacaattttattattatttatttttattttgcacaTACGCCACACAGAAAAAGCAATGCGGATAAATGGGGGgaaataaaatgtatctaaAATGGTGTTGAGCACACCTGGAGATAATAATttgacaggtagcaataagagagACTGAATTATTGGAATAATGACCTATAGAAGCAGCCCTTTGACACAGTCTAATACTTCTCTTACGCGTTTATAACACACAAAGACTGAAGTGCAAGAATTGTCACAGCACAGTTTATTGTGGCTCTATGGGCTGGTATAATGATATCCAATACAATCAAGTGAATCTCAATAGCAGGCCAGCAGTAGTTGGCTGGATATGTGGTGTAAATTGCTGCCCTTAATGGGGCGAGTCAACTTGGGTGtgtgtttataataaacagtAAGCTCTGAAATGATAATCACTGTGCCAGGCCTAATTATGGTCATTTTAGGTCATTCAGGGGCCAAGTACTTTTGTGCCTCTCTTCTGCCTCACTCAGTGTTAAATGTGTGTTAATGTGTGATCCGGCAGGACTGTGATATTCTGTGGTGGGATGCATTCTGCACTGAGTTCTTTGAAGAAGATGCCACACTGACTCTCTCATTTTGCCTGGAGGAGGGACCCAAGACATACAGTAAGTGTGTGCAGAGCCATAATCACCACCACaatattaacattataaatgttcaaAATATGGGTTTCAATGGCAGATTCTTCAACTTTTACATTTGGTTCCcttaaatatttaacatttgGTTGGGTGTTGTTTTgtattcattaatttattttaaagatacATTAAAAAGCAGCACATACATTCAATGACTGATGTTCTTAATTTctgatttaacatttattttgatatttttgctagccatgaaataaatatttcagtttcaAACAACTgtctaaatataataataaagaaaaacaagaatgatattattaacattatttcttaTGTGTGAAAAATGATAAcaaaactggaaaaaaaaatcatagtaaaatttttttttgtaaaaggcaaaaagaaaacattattctgtttatataaaaatacatttaccttgtgaaatatttaaaaatgtatgaacaTAATGATTAAAATGAGTAAATGTGTTCTTATGTTTTATTCGACATTTTgtaattaatcaaaataaaacttttcttgAAAAAGGTATAAAAGattttcaaaaacaaacaaaaccactATAAATATACTAATGTATGACCGAAAtgttggttacactttattgtAAGGTGTCCTTgttatagtgaaataatatatttaaggtctgagtaatattaattaactacatgtacttactgtaGTGTAGGAATATGAAGGATTAGGTTTTGGGGGTTTGTTGCaggtaattatgcataatttatagttattgaCATGTAATGTGAAACAAGGACACTgtcaaataaagtgttacccatatGTTTTAAACTAGAGATTTCATCagtaaatattgtaaatatgatAAAATCATGGTGTACAtactaattattaataatcaaataaatgagaATAAGATCCGTGAgcatatttgtatttcttctttACTTTCTTTGTATCTCTCGCACTTATCTGCCTGTCTCTCGTTCTCTTTCCAAGAATTTAGATAAATTTCAGCCTTTTTAAATTTAGACAGGGACACAGTTGTGCTGGATTTCACTTATTCTCATTCATTCCTTATTCACTGTGTATGTGGTgagatttgattgacaggtctGGGGTGTTCAAATAAATATGGGCCTGCAGACTTCACACACCTCTACTGCAGTGATTGACAGCTCCAGAGCACTAACTGTTCTGCGCGCACGCTCAGCCTGCTGGACTTAATGCCTGCGGCATTCAGTAGCCTGTTTGTTTCTAACTCTTAGGGGACcacacagagagacacacaaacacacacgtttaTGATTTCCAGTTCAGGTGTTCGGCCAGTGTGCCGCCTAACTTCGAGTCTCTTTCATCATAtgggcataaataaataaataacgctTGGACATGGAGTCCATATTTCTCTTCCTTCCGTTCGGTAATCAACGAACACAACTGAATGACATTCTCTTCTCCAGAAATGATTCACTCACTCTCGTTCCTTCTTCCCCAGCCATCGGGCGCACCCTGATCCCTCGTTACTTCAGTTCTCTGTTCGAAGGAGGAGTCTATGAGTTGTTTTTTGAGCTGAAACAAACAAAGGAGTCATTTAACAACTCAACTATTACTGTCGACTCTCATCACTGTACAATGACAACACAACATGGCAAACCTACATTCACTAAggtactgcacacacacacacacacacgcacaagtCTGGCTCGGTGAGTCTTTGCTTCCTCATTTTCAGCTCTAATGTATTCCTCATTGTGAATTCTGGGCTGGAactgcacaaaacaaaaaaggaaaatataaCCCCCACTCTTTCCCTCTCCCTCCCGCTTCTGCTCTTTCTCGGCTTCttcctcactcactcactctctctcacccttcctccctccctccctccctcgttctgcctctctctctctcttatccACAAAAACTGCTTCTCTTTTTTCCCTATCCTATAGgtttatgctttaaaatgataaGATGATCTTAATAGAAAAGTCTGCTAGTTACACTATTTCGAGACCTCTCATATATTACGATACTGATTGTAAAATGTTCTTTCCTCTATAATTTGTATCAGATGACATAAATTCTTTTCATGTTAATAAGACCAGTGTAATGTTGGATTTCCTAAAAGAGCCTATGCACTATTTAAAGTGTTCGTGTTActgtatatttatacatttaagtactttgtaataataattaactagaTGTATTTACTATAGGGTTATGATTAGGGTGTGGTTGCGTGAAATCAAGAACAATTTATAGTAATTACTACAGTAATATGTGTAACaaagacactgtaaaataaagtgttacccaatatTCATATGGTACGCCACTATAGGGCACAGGATCTCTTGTCAATTAGAGAGAAAGAGTTTTGTCCAACTTTGCTTTTTAGCAAATGAACATTTGTGAATTAAATATTGATTTGGAATACAGTATGCTGTAGCTAAGTTATACAGATACAGTtcccaagtgtgtgtgtgtgcgtgtgtgtgtgtgtgtgtgtgtgtgtgtgtgtgtgtgtgtgtgtgtgtactggaGGCATTGATCAGAGCGTGTCTGCTGGGATTACATCCCTCCCGTTGCTATGCCAACCTCGCAGCTACCCTCCGTTCCCCCGGCAACAGAATGTTGGGGTTCAGAGTTCCACACAGAATTCTGCTTCTGCTGAAAATGCTGCTTTAATAAGAGAACCGTGTAATTTGATTTGCTTTAAattaatgaaaaacaaaaagtcATTAGATGTAATTCCCTCGCATGTTCTTCTCCGGTCGGGTCGCTGTTGTGATTTCGGAATTCTCGTTAATTATAACAATGACTGGAAGATTATGTCTATGTTCTTTGTGTGGTGTCTTGTGTTTTTGCATCCTGAAAGTTTTAAACAAAAGTGTGTACTGAACTTCAAGCAAAACGAAGGGTGTAAGGGAAACTCTTCTTGCTTTTTTCACAGGTCTGCACAGAAGGTCGTCTGATTCTTGTGTTCACCTTTGATGACCTCATGAGAATCAAAACATGGCACTTCACTATCACACACTACAGTGAGCTCATTCCTCGCAGTGTCTTGGCTGTTAATGTGAGTTCATTTTCATGTGAATCAATTCATTGTCCTAATTATTTCTCATACAAGATGACCTGGATGACCTTCTGCATCGGCCAAAATTTCAACAGAGCACACTATTCTGAATACCAACCATATCCCATAATGCAATGTGCTAGACATGACCTTTGATTTCCATGTTGCAAATGAAGCAGAAGTAATAGCAACAACAATTTTAACAGCTCTATctagattattaaaatgaattaaaattacatttaaatggaTTGCCTTTTTTACACCAGACTTGTTTTCGAGATGATAACAGGAAACCATTATGATTGTCTCCTCGAATTTTCCggctttctgtgttttcactgttatacggcagggggcgctattacacatcttctaaaagagtacagaatctcctgatcaaaacacgggaagaagcagaaacaagcgattgcatatgtaaaataacgcgatcatcaacattaaacagcaaatAAATCAAAACGGCCTAATGTTACTATTGCATATTAATGCATGctattgtttaaaatatttatccTTCATAATGCATACTTTTACATACATTACCATACAAAAGGTAAGGGGTCTCAAAAGTTAaggctaat
It includes:
- the ldb2b gene encoding LIM domain-binding protein 2b isoform X2, encoding MTGAPRDPFYSSPFGPFYRRHAPYPVQPEYRMHELNKRLQSRPEDCDILWWDAFCTEFFEEDATLTLSFCLEEGPKTYTIGRTLIPRYFSSLFEGGVYELFFELKQTKESFNNSTITVDSHHCTMTTQHGKPTFTKVCTEGRLILVFTFDDLMRIKTWHFTITHYSELIPRSVLAVNAQDPGALEQLSKNISRVGLTNLTLNYLRLCVILEPMQELMSRHKTYGLSPRDCLKTCLFHQWQRMTTPPVGPSPNFKTEIFPSNSKKAEPAKPATKRRRRRNSAGSASNSNTGNSKKRSPANNFSLPTQPKRVAGETRGGGWLEAELRM
- the ldb2b gene encoding LIM domain-binding protein 2b isoform X3, yielding MTGAPRDPFYSSPFGPFYRRHAPYPVQPEYRMHELNKRLQSRPEDCDILWWDAFCTEFFEEDATLTLSFCLEEGPKTYTIGRTLIPRYFSSLFEGGVYELFFELKQTKESFNNSTITVDSHHCTMTTQHGKPTFTKVCTEGRLILVFTFDDLMRIKTWHFTITHYSELIPRSVLAVNAQDPGALEQLSKNISRVGLTNLTLNYLRLCVILEPMQELMSRHKTYGLSPRDCLKTCLFHQWQRMTTPPVGPSPNFKTEIFPSNSKKAEPAKPATKRRRRRNSAGSASNSNTGNSKKRSPANNFSLPTQPKRVAGETRGGGWLEAELR